The Corythoichthys intestinalis isolate RoL2023-P3 chromosome 1, ASM3026506v1, whole genome shotgun sequence genomic interval atttaagattagattaaaaacgttcctattcgacaaagcttatggttaggctagttgaagtcggagtagactcacagtttagtctaagcagcactagaagctataatgctgggggcagtacagccgctgagttctatctccttttcttactctacctaccacttgtcttactttatttctattttccaatgttaatatctagttgtctagtctcttcatcactagtcacccggtgtcccctttcccccctcccctctggggaggggctatttttcagccgcagcctcctgactgtccggacccctggctggatagacgtcctcgctgctacccccgtctcacctgactagagggacctcttcatgctcctttactccactgtaattttacggactataattttgcttgctaattcccattagccgttctggggttcctgtctatccgtcctgggagtggatctctcctgactgtggtactccccaaggtttctcatttttctcccaattgactctggagtttttggagtttttccttgccggcatggagggtcttaaggataggggatacccaggacttgaactgtatctattcatctttgttgcttcatttctaattgtgtatcatattgcctctgtaaagtcctttgagacctctgttgtgattgacggctatacaaataaaattgaattgaattgaattgaattgaattgaattgaattgaattgaattgaattgaattgaattgaattgaattggatggatggatggatggatggatggatggatggatggatggatggatggatggatggatggatggatggatggatggatggatggatggatggatggatggatggatggatggatggatggatgcaattaaaatttgctaataaatccgacatttgttcatggatggatggattcatGGATGGATGCATTCATGGACGGATGGGTAGATGGATGTATAGATAGATGGATGGTTGCAAttaaaatttgctaataaatccagacatttatggatggatggatggatggatggatggatggatggatggatggatggatggatggatggatggatggatggatggatggatgtttatTACTCGAAAATGAAGCCTTGGTTCAAAAATTTGGAACTTCGCtttaaatatcaaattattataactcatttaTCTTtgcagaactacatgtctttctatccatggttccCTTTAACGTGCTTGAAGATGAACTTAAACACATCTCTGAGAGTGAAtggttttggttttgttttcggATTGGTTGTTGGAATTGAGATacgcagttttttatttttagagttttataaatttgtctgttttgtgatttttgttttgcaatttgcagttcttttgttgttttgtgaCTTGTTGCACTTGTTTTGGGATTTGCCATTGTGCTTTGGATTTTTCATAGTTCAGGAAGACTTTAGAGCACATACATTGTGCCTTCACGATCCttgaccaccaccaccagcttcTCGAGCCCCAAAGGCAATCGGACAAAATCCCCAAGATCAAACCACTGCCTGGTGGCGTCTGTCAGTAAGGAGAAGGCCATGACAGACCAcatgtcatttgtcattttGGACCACCTAAAATGTCTTGAATCTCTTTTCTTCCAGAACTGATTCAGCAAGGAGTCGTCCTTCAGCTCTTCTAAGCAGTAGGACAAGTTAATGTTCTTCTCTGGAGCGTTCCGTTTCATCTTTTCCTGGATCAAGTCGACTGTCTTTGACTTGCTTTGCCTGCAGTCCTGAGGAGCCTTTAGCAGTTCCCCCACTATTTTCTGGTTGCACCGCAAGGAAAGGCCAAAGAGGAAGCGGAGGAACAGGTCCAGGTTTCCTTCACTCTCTGAAGCCTTCTGGAGAGCGAACCGGTGGACACTAGTGATTTTCCAATCTTCTGTTTCTTCTTCCTCTGATTCAACTTTTTCCTTTGATTCTATTGCAACTTCTTCCTTTGATTCTGTTGCAACTTCTTCGTCCGATTCTGTTTCATATTCTTCCTCTGATTCTGCTTCATATTCTTCCTCTGATTCTGTTTCTTCTGATTCTTCATTTTCTTGGAAAACACCGTCCGGTGCTAGCTCTGAATCAGCCAATACGTTCTTGCTGTCGTGGAAAAGGCTTATCATTACGTAGACTGCGGCCATATACTCCTGGACTGTCAGATGGATGAACTGAAACATCTTGCCCTGTAAGTTTCTTCTGAGCGGACGCACCTCCCTAAACACCTCAGTGAATATTCCGCAGTGTTTTGCGGCTTGGCTGTAATCAAATCCGCTGTCCGCCAGGTCCTTCTCGTAGAAGATCTGTTGCTTACTCATGGTGTGGTGAAAGGCCAGCTTAGCTAGCGCTTTCACATAATGGATGTACTCAGTAGTCTTTCTCTTCTTGGACTTGTCCAGGTGGCGAAACACATACTTTGAGTACATGTCGGTAAGCGCTGTGGGAAGCTTCTTCCCTTTGTCCAAATGATCCTGAAAAACTGTTGCGGTGAGGTAGCAGAAGATGGGCAGGTTGCACATGATGAAGATGGGGCGAGTTTTTCGGATGTGCTCAACGACACGCTCCCTTTTTCGGAACTTTTTCCTGAAGTACTCCAGCCTCTGTGAATCGCTGAATCCTCTCACCTCTGTTCTGCTGTCAATGAGGTCGGAGGGGATATCGCGGGCCGTGGCGGGCCGCGAGGTGATCCAAACCCGGGCGCACGGAAGCAGGTTCCTCTTAATGAGGTGCGCCAGGAGCACCTCCAGCGGGTAGGGCTTTTTCACATCCATGTCTACTTTCATCTCATTCTTCAAGTCCATTTTGAACTTGCACTCATCCAGTCCGTCCAAGACGAACAAGATCTTGATCCCGCTGCTTTCGTAGTCCCGCTTCCCGGACGTCTGTAGGTCGGCAAATATATAATTCAGCATCTCCTCGCTCATTTTCCTGCTTTCGTAGATGTAGCGTCGGATGAGCTGGGCCAGCGTAAAGCTTTTCCCTTCGTCCGTGTTCAACTCTCGGAAGGCTAAGGGAAATATGAAGTGCACGTCCTGATTGGTATTCCCGCTGGCCCAGTCGCACACAAACTTTTGAACCAGGAAGGTTTTTCCGATTCCCGCAAAGCCGACGGTGAGCAGCGTGCGTATCGATCGCTCCTTCCCTTCATGGCTTTTGAAGATGTCGCACAGCAGGATAGGCTTCTTGGCCGCCGCGGCACGTGTCTCCATCTGAAGGACCTCGTGCCGCTCGTCGGGGCTGACGTCGTCCTCGTAGATGACATCCAGCTCCGTGTAAATGTCCGCCAGAGGCTGCTGCGGCCAGTGTTCCGCGTTACCCTCGGAAGCAAAGCTGTATAAACTCTGCAGGTTTTCTTGCAAGTCCTCCTTCAATCTGGTAATCTGATCGTCTTCATGGCCAGAGAAAATGTTGCCTGCAAGAAAGCAGTGACCCGTTATGGACAAAAAACAACAGCTTTGCGGCCAACTCCTGGGCATACAGCCACGGGGAACATCAATCCATCAATCAAAttcatttatatagccctttacaaaacccgaaaggccctcaaagtgcttaacaacaaaacatggctcaagataaataaaaggcaggaaaatattatacaatgacatttgaaaaaataaaacgagaaataaaacaaagacgGCGCATAGTCCAACAAATACgacaataaaaccgataaaatccaAGGACATTTTAAAAGACCCTTaagcaaataaaaccaggctatcctaatctgtgtga includes:
- the LOC130913910 gene encoding NACHT, LRR and PYD domains-containing protein 12-like gives rise to the protein MKRSYPSGAETTKEKKSRRRKRRRNSDKKELLCKTLMELGEDDLKALKFFTYLPHRLLETPSPVDFADELVKKHGENAVKETVKILVKIGSNNLAEKLRSDILKLKGNIFSGHEDDQITRLKEDLQENLQSLYSFASEGNAEHWPQQPLADIYTELDVIYEDDVSPDERHEVLQMETRAAAAKKPILLCDIFKSHEGKERSIRTLLTVGFAGIGKTFLVQKFVCDWASGNTNQDVHFIFPLAFRELNTDEGKSFTLAQLIRRYIYESRKMSEEMLNYIFADLQTSGKRDYESSGIKILFVLDGLDECKFKMDLKNEMKVDMDVKKPYPLEVLLAHLIKRNLLPCARVWITSRPATARDIPSDLIDSRTEVRGFSDSQRLEYFRKKFRKRERVVEHIRKTRPIFIMCNLPIFCYLTATVFQDHLDKGKKLPTALTDMYSKYVFRHLDKSKKRKTTEYIHYVKALAKLAFHHTMSKQQIFYEKDLADSGFDYSQAAKHCGIFTEVFREVRPLRRNLQGKMFQFIHLTVQEYMAAVYVMISLFHDSKNVLADSELAPDGVFQENEESEETESEEEYEAESEEEYETESDEEVATESKEEVAIESKEKVESEEEETEDWKITSVHRFALQKASESEGNLDLFLRFLFGLSLRCNQKIVGELLKAPQDCRQSKSKTVDLIQEKMKRNAPEKNINLSYCLEELKDDSLLNQFWKKRDSRHFRWSKMTNDMWSVMAFSLLTDATRQWFDLGDFVRLPLGLEKLVVVVKDREGTILKDCQLDKGSCHLLASVLSSPSKLINLYLSKNELLDEGVEILSKGLASPHCILQVLEMFECGITHKGCFSLVEAFKLYPSHLKELNLSKNDLLDEGVEILSKGLASPNCNLKRLSLQHCGITEGGCVFLAEAFKLYPSNLEALDLGKNNLLDKGVKILSKALASPNCNLKMLRLPNCGITFKGCFSLAEALKLNTCHLDVLDLSKNDLLDKGVKILSKGLASPNCILQYLKLQSCGIGTRGCSFLDEAIKLNPSHFRKLRLRYNDMSGKESFFLRESWCPRDLTPEQVEDDGWMDEWSDEWSDEWSDGWIDGWMEESMDFY